The following coding sequences are from one Diospyros lotus cultivar Yz01 chromosome 7, ASM1463336v1, whole genome shotgun sequence window:
- the LOC127806770 gene encoding UDP-glucuronate 4-epimerase 1, whose protein sequence is MPSLEEELFPSTPGKFKGDRAHAIHRQFHRCFASTSTMFLWALFLIALTASYLSFQSFVDSGSRYLSASWGGLQWEKQVRSSAQIHRSGGLSILVTGAAGFVGTHVSLALKKRGDGVVGLDNFNNYYDPSLKKARKALLSTHNVFVVEGDVNDARLLAKLFDVVAFTHVMHLAAQAGVRYAMENPNSYVHSNIAGLVTLLEACKSANPQPAVVWASSSSVYGLNERVPFSESDRTDQPASLYAATKKAGEEITHTYNHIYGLSITGLRFFTVYGPWGRPDMAYFSFTRNILQGKPITVYRGKNRVDLARDFTYIDDIVKGCVGSLDTSGKSTGSGGKKNGPAPYRIFNLGNTSPVTVPTLVSILEKHLKMKAKKNIVDMPGNGDVPFTHANISLARRELGYKPTTDLQTGLKKFVRWYLSYYGYSHGKPVN, encoded by the coding sequence ATGCCGTCATTGGAGGAGGAGCTGTTTCCGTCAACGCCGGGTAAGTTTAAGGGGGACAGAGCGCACGCAATTCACCGGCAGTTCCACCGATGTTTCGCGTCGACGAGTACGATGTTTCTCTGGGCGCTATTCCTGATAGCCTTGACGGCGTCGTATCTGAGCTTCCAGAGCTTCGTGGATTCCGGCAGCCGGTACTTGTCCGCCTCGTGGGGTGGGCTCCAGTGGGAGAAGCAGGTGCGTAGCTCCGCCCAGATCCACCGCTCCGGCGGCCTCTCCATCCTCGTCACCGGCGCCGCCGGATTCGTCGGCACCCACGTGTCGCTCGCCCTGAAGAAGCGTGGAGACGGCGTCGTCGGCCTCGACAACTTCAACAACTACTACGACCCGTCTTTGAAAAAAGCCAGGAAGGCGCTCTTGAGTACTCATAATGTGTTCGTCGTGGAGGGTGACGTTAACGACGCGCGCCTTTTAGCGAAGCTCTTCGACGTCGTGGCCTTCACCCACGTCATGCACTTGGCTGCGCAGGCCGGGGTGCGATACGCCATGGAGAACCCGAATTCGTATGTCCACAGCAACATAGCCGGGTTGGTCACTCTCCTCGAGGCTTGCAAATCCGCCAACCCGCAACCCGCGGTTGTGTGGGCCTCGTCCAGCTCGGTTTACGGGTTGAACGAGAGGGTGCCCTTCTCCGAATCGGATCGGACGGATCAACCCGCTTCGCTTTACGCCGCGACCAAGAAGGCCGGCGAGGAGATCACCCACACGTACAACCACATCTATGGGTTGTCCATCACGGGGTTGAGATTCTTCACCGTTTACGGCCCGTGGGGCCGACCCGACATGGCTTATTTCTCTTTCACCCGGAACATCCTCCAGGGGAAGCCCATAACCGTTTACCGGGGGAAGAACCGGGTCGACTTGGCCCGGGACTTTACTTACATTGACGACATTGTGAAGGGGTGCGTCGGGTCGTTGGACACGTCGGGGAAGAGCACGGGTTCGGGTGGGAAGAAGAATGGACCGGCCCCGTACCGGATCTTCAATCTAGGGAACACGTCGCCGGTGACTGTGCCGACTCTGGTGAGCATTCTGGAGAAGCATTTAAAGATGAAAGCGAAGAAGAACATCGTGGACATGCCCGGAAACGGCGACGTTCCCTTCACTCACGCGAACATAAGCTTGGCCCGGAGAGAACTCGGGTACAAACCCACAACCGATTTGCAAACCGGGTTGAAAAAGTTTGTTCGGTGGTACCTTTCCTATTACGGCTACAGTCACGGCAAGCCTGTAAATTAG